One Lacipirellulaceae bacterium DNA window includes the following coding sequences:
- a CDS encoding carbohydrate kinase, which produces MSQTSERRQTHAWSGPIVVGIGEVLFDCFDDRKVLGGAPVNFAFHANQLLRVTGGRGVPVSRVGTDYLGQQLLAELTARGLATDYIQSDPQLATGSVVVTVDSQGQPEYEISQNAAWDALESTPDFLQLAKRCDAVCFGTLAQRSPQSRAAIQEFLAIAENALRVFDLNLRQAFYDVQIIEDGLQRANVVKLNEEELDEVWRLLDFKTAEDQAVDAKVFYLCQQYQLQALALTRGSQGTLLFAENERFVGAPGNYAPVENADSVGAGDACCAAMVVGLLHKRPMEQVLSLANEVGAYVASQSGATPELPEATLERA; this is translated from the coding sequence GTGTCACAAACCTCCGAAAGACGACAGACACATGCTTGGTCTGGCCCTATAGTGGTCGGTATTGGCGAGGTATTGTTCGACTGTTTCGATGATAGGAAAGTGTTGGGCGGAGCACCGGTCAACTTTGCTTTTCACGCGAATCAACTCTTGCGAGTCACGGGAGGCCGCGGCGTTCCAGTGAGTCGCGTGGGCACGGATTATCTCGGGCAGCAGTTACTCGCCGAGCTAACCGCCCGCGGTCTGGCGACGGATTACATTCAGTCCGACCCGCAGCTTGCCACCGGCAGCGTTGTGGTGACAGTTGATTCCCAGGGTCAGCCTGAGTATGAGATTTCTCAGAACGCAGCCTGGGATGCGCTAGAAAGCACGCCGGACTTTTTGCAACTCGCCAAGCGTTGCGACGCCGTCTGCTTCGGGACACTCGCGCAACGCTCTCCTCAAAGCCGCGCTGCCATCCAAGAATTTCTCGCCATTGCAGAGAACGCGCTGCGCGTCTTCGACTTGAATTTGCGACAAGCGTTTTATGACGTGCAAATCATCGAAGACGGTTTGCAACGAGCCAACGTCGTGAAGCTGAACGAGGAAGAGCTCGACGAGGTTTGGCGGCTGCTCGATTTCAAGACAGCCGAAGATCAAGCTGTCGACGCCAAAGTGTTTTACCTTTGCCAGCAATATCAACTGCAGGCCTTGGCTCTCACGCGTGGTTCACAGGGGACGCTCCTGTTCGCCGAAAACGAGCGTTTTGTAGGAGCCCCCGGCAACTACGCCCCGGTTGAAAATGCCGACAGCGTCGGAGCCGGCGATGCGTGTTGCGCAGCGATGGTTGTCGGGCTGCTGCACAAGCGACCGATGGAGCAGGTGTTGAGCTTGGCGAACGAAGTGGGGGCGTATGTGGCGTCGCAGTCAGGGGCGACGCCGGAGTTGCCGGAGGCGACTCTCGAAAGAGCTTGA
- a CDS encoding Gfo/Idh/MocA family oxidoreductase: MNPTTRLTLTGFLASLILFATTYSMAKDQTTSKPVRLGVVGLVHTHVHAILGRPDRGDVEIVGIAEPNTELAERYAKQHGYGMDLVYPSLEEMVEATQPDAVAAFNTIHGHLEVVRVCAPRGIHVMVEKPLAVCLAHARDMAELARKHNILLLTNYETTWYASNAKALKLVREQALGKLRKVVVHDGHPGPKEIGVNVEFLEWLVDPELNGGGALPDFGCYGANLVSQLMDNERPLSVTAITQQFKPDVYPDVEDEATILIRYPKMIGIVQASWNWPFPRKDMEIYGETGQVICVDGSRLRVRFNDDAKEREITAPRIPSPRDDPFSLLAAAVRGKVEIQPTDLSSLENNLLVMEILEAAKQSAEEGRTIELD, encoded by the coding sequence ATGAATCCAACAACACGCCTAACACTTACAGGCTTTCTTGCATCATTGATCCTTTTTGCGACGACCTATTCCATGGCCAAAGACCAGACAACTTCGAAGCCAGTTCGACTGGGTGTTGTTGGCCTCGTACACACGCACGTCCACGCGATCTTGGGTCGTCCTGACCGTGGCGATGTCGAGATTGTTGGGATTGCAGAGCCGAACACGGAGCTTGCCGAGCGGTATGCCAAGCAGCATGGCTATGGAATGGATTTGGTCTATCCCAGCTTGGAGGAAATGGTCGAGGCGACACAGCCGGACGCGGTGGCGGCGTTCAACACGATTCATGGCCATCTTGAGGTCGTCCGGGTTTGTGCGCCTCGCGGCATCCACGTGATGGTTGAAAAGCCGTTGGCCGTTTGCCTTGCCCATGCCCGCGACATGGCGGAACTTGCCAGGAAGCACAATATTCTGCTGCTGACGAATTACGAAACCACCTGGTACGCCTCGAATGCTAAAGCGCTGAAATTGGTTCGTGAGCAAGCTCTGGGAAAGCTGCGGAAAGTGGTCGTCCACGATGGGCACCCCGGTCCGAAAGAGATCGGCGTCAATGTAGAGTTTCTGGAGTGGCTCGTCGATCCCGAACTTAACGGCGGTGGGGCGTTGCCGGACTTCGGCTGCTACGGTGCGAATCTAGTTTCGCAGTTGATGGATAATGAGCGACCGCTCTCGGTCACGGCGATCACCCAGCAGTTCAAGCCTGATGTTTATCCAGACGTCGAGGATGAAGCGACAATTCTCATCCGTTATCCAAAAATGATCGGGATCGTCCAAGCCTCTTGGAATTGGCCTTTCCCACGGAAAGATATGGAGATTTACGGTGAGACGGGCCAAGTGATATGCGTTGATGGCAGTCGTCTGCGTGTGCGATTTAACGATGATGCGAAAGAGCGAGAGATCACCGCCCCGAGGATCCCGTCACCTCGCGACGATCCGTTTTCGCTGCTAGCCGCTGCGGTACGTGGTAAGGTTGAAATTCAACCCACCGACCTCTCCTCGTTGGAAAACAATCTGCTCGTAATGGAAATCCTGGAAGCAGCGAAACAGTCTGCGGAGGAGGGAAGAACCATTGAGCTTGACTAA